Proteins encoded by one window of Streptomyces sp. NBC_01477:
- a CDS encoding helix-turn-helix domain-containing protein, with product MPDDVDEHIGARIARFRKQRGLLQQGLAMRANISKSLISKVECGQKPASAALVAACARALNVTTSDLLGQPFIEELRRDRLDDLIQPIRVGMENWDVPHDQEIPPRPISLIRVDVQRLLVQRREADYMPMARDLPAVIDELVHAIHTTAGEEQRQGYECLANAFRCIFTLSWNFGYIDLATVALDRIALAAPRADEPGLAAMHAYLRAQTILSSGRYEVGMLVIDQALRDLGGAQMRRSEDLSALRGSLHLRAAVIAGRAKDADSADARLADARGIAQASGELPSYGLTWGLPNVGVHAVAIACELGQWDQAIEISKSVRIPRDWSRSRAGHHWMDLGRAYFWANRPEKALDCLVRARRIAPQQTRYHPTVRETVLAMKRRERVRSSALAQYAEWIGI from the coding sequence ATGCCCGATGACGTGGATGAGCACATCGGCGCGCGAATTGCGAGATTCCGCAAGCAGCGAGGTCTACTGCAACAAGGACTCGCCATGCGTGCCAATATTTCCAAGTCGCTGATTTCGAAGGTGGAGTGCGGGCAGAAGCCTGCCTCGGCTGCTCTCGTCGCCGCTTGCGCCCGCGCCCTCAACGTCACTACATCAGACCTGCTGGGACAGCCTTTCATCGAGGAACTCCGCCGCGATCGTCTGGACGACTTGATCCAGCCTATCCGCGTGGGCATGGAGAATTGGGACGTGCCGCACGACCAGGAGATTCCACCGCGCCCGATCAGCCTGATCCGCGTGGACGTTCAGCGCCTGCTCGTTCAACGCCGTGAAGCGGATTACATGCCAATGGCGCGCGATCTTCCCGCAGTCATCGATGAGTTGGTTCATGCCATTCACACAACAGCGGGGGAGGAGCAGCGCCAGGGTTACGAATGCCTGGCAAACGCATTTCGATGCATCTTCACTCTTTCCTGGAATTTTGGATATATCGACCTTGCTACGGTTGCGTTGGACCGTATTGCGTTGGCGGCGCCTCGCGCTGATGAGCCTGGGCTTGCCGCAATGCACGCCTACCTGAGAGCCCAAACCATCCTGTCGTCCGGGCGCTACGAAGTCGGAATGCTGGTGATCGATCAGGCCTTGCGAGATCTGGGCGGGGCGCAAATGCGTCGCTCCGAAGATCTATCGGCACTGCGTGGGAGTCTCCACTTGCGGGCTGCCGTTATCGCCGGTCGGGCGAAGGACGCCGACAGTGCTGACGCCCGGTTGGCGGATGCCCGTGGTATTGCGCAGGCATCTGGGGAGCTTCCCAGCTATGGCCTTACCTGGGGACTGCCCAACGTCGGAGTACACGCGGTAGCCATTGCGTGTGAACTGGGGCAATGGGATCAGGCAATCGAGATATCCAAGAGCGTTCGGATCCCACGCGACTGGTCACGGTCAAGGGCCGGTCACCATTGGATGGACCTCGGCCGAGCGTACTTCTGGGCGAACCGCCCCGAGAAGGCGCTGGATTGTCTTGTCCGGGCGCGCAGGATCGCACCTCAGCAGACGCGCTACCACCCCACCGTCCGAGAGACGGTTCTCGCCATGAAGCGGCGCGAGCGGGTCCGTAGCAGCGCGCTGGCCCAGTACGCGGAGTGGATCGGGATCTAG
- a CDS encoding helix-turn-helix domain-containing protein produces the protein MQHENETVGRRVRRQRLRLGMAQADLAAAVRRTQGRVSKVANDRVELDRASTINELATALPCLPCDCERCQKGERSGSSRDK, from the coding sequence ATGCAGCACGAGAACGAGACGGTTGGACGAAGGGTGCGACGCCAGCGCCTTCGTCTGGGCATGGCGCAAGCGGATCTTGCCGCCGCCGTGAGGCGTACCCAAGGGCGGGTTTCCAAGGTCGCGAATGATCGCGTGGAGCTGGACCGGGCCAGCACGATCAACGAGTTGGCCACCGCCCTGCCCTGCCTCCCGTGCGACTGCGAGCGCTGCCAGAAGGGCGAGCGCTCCGGTTCGTCCCGCGACAAGTGA
- a CDS encoding AfsR/SARP family transcriptional regulator, translating to MEIDILVLGPVELWVGGRLKMHGAAKATHLLAALALDAGRSVPLDTLADRLWDDSPPAKPRASLYSYVTGIRDKLGRERLSQLAHAYRLDIEPDAVDQHRFERFTTQASSLAASGDDAQALVLLRKAESLWRGPPLTGFTGLWTEQVRLRLIERRLAATVLRAEIEVRGGQYNRALEDLTALAEQYPMDETIAALFMTAAYASERQTAALRAYESIRRRLRDEGTEPGEALVRVHRGILDHAPAGELLARRSPGPAPPAPYNIPAHSGVLIGRAAELQALRTPVPGVVAFQTVTGMVGVGKTQLALHSARRLARHYPSGQIYLNLQAHSGRTPMSPQTALATLLRHFGVPAQTVARHQDDLTTLWRTVLSARRAIVVLDDAAGPEQLRPLLPGDSPSLIIITSRRRLTGLPGIRHVMLDVLSPAEAEKLFTTLADDGRNHDPADVAALARLCGYLPLALELTAARLRSRPTWTVAHLVGRLSHGPGRLAEIRDGQREIGAAFALSYDALPPAHQRVFRLLSLHFGPTFCAQATAALIDLPLPETERILESLLDAHLVREPAPDRYDLHDLLATYARSLVDQEPATERDTALDRLAAFYLHTVTAADHALFERRPRLDLGVADSPFALPAWTGQPDARTWLRLETDAVVAAELHLRGHGSPRQAACLAHAAAGFLDSEGLWAEAEHMHTQAVDWWQAAGEQSAEAHSLLALAAVQSQIGHYEAADTTARRAMAVAVEVGDTATEAESLRALGLLSWDLGRLKESRALLSEALRLRELLGDMWNITRCRNNLGISLLHLGDHTRAGECFREALAGFVRTKDPRGEAQALNNLGDLHLHLGEIELAHTAFQRTLDLTSRVGSRSETAIAQLNLANTLRIPEDLPAALAMHREALAIFRHIGDKRNEVVTLNAIGTALHRAAQHVESAAHYSAALALARKIGAAQEEIQALRGLGLTELHSGRMATSKEQLSAALRIARRINAEEEEARTHSALADLHLADGRREEAASHLRLAYSIHSKSNTWESRRTRDRLEKLRDT from the coding sequence GTGGAGATCGACATCCTGGTGCTTGGCCCGGTGGAATTATGGGTCGGGGGGCGCCTCAAGATGCACGGGGCCGCCAAGGCGACCCACCTGCTGGCCGCTCTCGCGCTGGACGCGGGTCGGTCGGTCCCGCTCGACACCCTGGCCGACCGGCTCTGGGACGACTCACCGCCCGCCAAGCCACGGGCGTCGCTGTACTCCTACGTCACGGGCATCCGCGACAAGCTCGGCCGCGAGCGGCTGTCCCAGCTCGCCCACGCCTACCGGCTCGATATCGAGCCGGACGCGGTCGACCAGCACCGTTTCGAGCGGTTCACCACCCAGGCGAGTTCCCTGGCCGCCAGCGGCGACGACGCCCAGGCCCTCGTCCTGCTGCGCAAGGCCGAGTCGCTGTGGCGCGGTCCACCGCTCACCGGCTTCACGGGGCTGTGGACCGAGCAGGTCAGGCTGAGGCTCATCGAGCGGCGGCTGGCGGCGACGGTGCTGCGCGCCGAGATCGAGGTCCGGGGCGGGCAATACAACCGGGCGCTTGAGGATCTGACCGCGCTGGCCGAGCAGTACCCGATGGACGAGACCATCGCCGCGCTGTTCATGACCGCGGCTTACGCCTCCGAGCGCCAGACGGCCGCGCTGCGCGCCTACGAATCCATACGCCGGCGGCTGCGCGACGAGGGCACAGAGCCGGGCGAGGCCCTGGTCCGTGTCCACCGGGGCATCCTGGACCACGCGCCCGCCGGGGAGTTGCTGGCCCGCCGCTCGCCCGGCCCCGCCCCGCCCGCGCCGTACAACATTCCGGCGCACAGCGGTGTACTGATCGGGCGGGCGGCGGAGTTACAGGCGCTCCGCACGCCGGTGCCGGGAGTCGTCGCCTTCCAGACCGTCACCGGAATGGTGGGGGTGGGCAAGACCCAACTGGCCCTGCACAGCGCGCGCCGACTGGCCAGGCACTATCCATCGGGGCAGATCTATCTGAATCTGCAGGCGCATTCCGGCCGCACACCGATGTCGCCGCAGACCGCCCTGGCCACGCTGCTACGGCATTTCGGCGTCCCCGCCCAGACGGTGGCGCGCCATCAGGACGACCTCACCACCTTGTGGCGGACCGTGCTCAGCGCTCGCCGGGCCATCGTCGTGCTGGACGACGCGGCGGGACCCGAGCAGCTTCGGCCACTGCTGCCCGGCGACTCGCCGTCGCTGATCATCATCACCAGCCGCCGCCGTCTGACGGGACTGCCCGGCATCCGTCATGTGATGCTCGATGTTCTCTCCCCCGCAGAAGCGGAGAAGCTGTTCACCACGCTCGCGGACGACGGCAGGAACCATGATCCGGCTGACGTGGCCGCGCTGGCCCGGCTCTGCGGCTACCTCCCGCTCGCGCTGGAACTCACCGCGGCCCGCCTCAGGTCGCGCCCCACCTGGACCGTCGCCCACCTGGTCGGACGGCTGTCGCACGGCCCCGGCCGGCTCGCGGAGATCCGCGACGGGCAGCGTGAGATCGGAGCGGCGTTCGCACTGTCCTACGACGCACTTCCGCCGGCGCACCAGCGGGTCTTCCGGCTGCTCAGCCTGCACTTCGGGCCCACGTTCTGCGCGCAGGCCACTGCGGCGCTCATCGATCTGCCGCTGCCGGAGACCGAACGCATACTCGAATCGCTGCTCGATGCCCATCTGGTCCGCGAGCCCGCTCCCGACCGGTACGACCTCCACGATCTTCTGGCGACCTACGCACGCTCCCTGGTGGACCAGGAACCGGCTACTGAGCGGGACACAGCACTCGACCGGCTGGCCGCCTTCTACCTGCATACGGTGACCGCCGCCGACCACGCGCTCTTCGAGCGGCGCCCACGCCTCGACCTCGGCGTGGCGGACTCCCCCTTCGCACTGCCGGCCTGGACCGGCCAGCCCGACGCGAGGACCTGGCTGCGGTTGGAGACCGACGCCGTAGTGGCCGCCGAACTGCACCTGCGTGGACACGGCAGCCCGCGTCAGGCAGCGTGCTTGGCGCACGCGGCGGCCGGCTTCCTAGACTCCGAGGGGCTGTGGGCGGAGGCCGAACACATGCACACGCAGGCGGTCGACTGGTGGCAGGCGGCGGGCGAACAGTCGGCCGAGGCTCACTCCTTGCTCGCCCTGGCCGCAGTCCAGTCCCAGATCGGCCACTACGAAGCGGCCGACACGACCGCCCGGCGCGCGATGGCGGTCGCTGTCGAAGTCGGCGACACAGCCACGGAGGCGGAGTCGCTGCGGGCACTCGGGCTGCTCAGCTGGGACCTCGGGCGACTCAAGGAGTCGCGCGCACTCCTGAGCGAGGCACTGCGACTGCGGGAATTACTTGGAGATATGTGGAATATCACCAGATGCCGGAACAATCTCGGCATCAGCCTGCTGCACCTTGGCGACCACACCCGGGCGGGAGAGTGCTTCCGTGAAGCTCTGGCTGGATTTGTCCGGACAAAGGACCCGCGAGGTGAGGCTCAGGCGCTCAATAATCTGGGCGACCTCCACCTGCACTTAGGTGAGATCGAGTTGGCACACACCGCATTCCAGCGGACTCTGGACCTGACTTCTCGGGTCGGCAGCCGCTCCGAGACGGCAATCGCCCAACTCAATCTGGCGAACACACTGCGCATCCCCGAGGATCTGCCGGCGGCGCTCGCAATGCACCGTGAGGCGCTGGCGATATTTCGCCATATCGGCGACAAAAGGAATGAGGTCGTCACCCTCAACGCAATCGGCACAGCACTGCACCGCGCGGCGCAGCATGTCGAGTCCGCAGCCCACTACTCGGCCGCCCTGGCATTGGCACGGAAGATCGGGGCAGCCCAGGAAGAGATTCAGGCATTACGCGGCCTCGGCCTCACGGAGCTGCATTCGGGACGAATGGCGACATCCAAGGAGCAACTGTCCGCCGCGTTGCGCATTGCGCGCCGGATCAACGCAGAGGAGGAAGAAGCACGTACGCACAGCGCGCTCGCCGACCTCCACCTCGCCGACGGCCGCCGCGAAGAAGCTGCTTCACATTTGCGTCTGGCATATTCGATCCACTCAAAGTCAAACACGTGGGAATCCAGGCGCACACGGGACAGGCTGGAAAAACTGCGGGACACATGA
- a CDS encoding helix-turn-helix domain-containing protein, with product MRVRFPRRTCTIATDSGEVVSGHLPFWAGEDPTRTGVRRQGLRAALVDVVFGATAGSLVLPVACGQEVAEEAPVLVVTIGYKPSCTGGPVGHRGPPRMGLHKTSHLGAVVTIRRVRTRPRVLDHEPEAVTWARKKAGLTKRALAERLGISEQLMGEIESGWRNATPANLAKIAKELNCPRVFLERKHTEG from the coding sequence GTGAGGGTTCGGTTCCCCCGCCGGACGTGCACGATCGCCACCGACAGCGGCGAGGTGGTCAGCGGGCATCTGCCGTTCTGGGCGGGTGAGGACCCCACCCGGACCGGCGTGCGCAGGCAGGGCCTGCGTGCCGCTCTGGTCGACGTGGTCTTCGGGGCAACTGCGGGCAGCCTGGTTCTGCCGGTGGCCTGCGGCCAGGAGGTGGCCGAGGAGGCGCCCGTCCTCGTCGTCACCATCGGCTACAAGCCGTCGTGCACTGGCGGACCAGTCGGTCACCGAGGCCCGCCCCGCATGGGACTACACAAAACTTCGCACCTGGGAGCAGTGGTGACGATCAGACGTGTACGGACGCGCCCGCGCGTGCTGGACCATGAGCCGGAGGCCGTCACATGGGCTCGCAAAAAGGCCGGTCTCACGAAGCGGGCACTCGCTGAGCGGCTGGGGATCTCCGAGCAGTTGATGGGTGAGATCGAATCGGGGTGGCGCAATGCCACACCGGCGAACCTGGCGAAGATCGCAAAGGAGCTGAACTGCCCCAGAGTCTTCCTGGAACGCAAGCACACGGAGGGCTGA
- a CDS encoding ATP-binding protein translates to MLPVPNAPAGPCVIAHRWAYDPENVQRARDELRLHLAKWGTPVEVMESAVLVLSELFTNALRHARQPEGRHVETRFERRASGVRIEVHDAGETRPERREVHPDEECGRGLVLVDALTGGRWGVGERAGVGKMVWAVCGPAHAGVEVSA, encoded by the coding sequence ATGCTGCCTGTGCCGAACGCCCCTGCGGGCCCGTGCGTCATCGCTCACCGGTGGGCGTACGACCCGGAGAACGTTCAGCGGGCGCGGGATGAACTCCGGCTCCACCTTGCCAAGTGGGGCACGCCGGTTGAGGTGATGGAGTCCGCTGTGCTGGTGCTCTCGGAGTTGTTCACCAATGCGCTGCGGCACGCGCGGCAGCCGGAGGGGCGTCATGTTGAGACGCGGTTCGAGCGCCGGGCAAGCGGTGTGCGGATCGAGGTGCATGACGCCGGCGAGACCAGGCCGGAGCGGCGGGAGGTGCACCCGGATGAGGAGTGCGGGCGCGGTCTGGTTCTGGTGGACGCGCTGACGGGTGGCCGCTGGGGAGTCGGTGAGCGCGCAGGCGTCGGAAAGATGGTCTGGGCGGTGTGCGGCCCGGCCCACGCGGGCGTGGAGGTGTCGGCGTGA
- a CDS encoding methyltransferase domain-containing protein, whose product MTSGWAPAFAAVPRTAFLPDLMWPHDAATGRAVTVHKTVDAAAWYEYANSNVPIVTQWDDGKHTGTEPGKAFTSSSSMPSVVFSMLADLDVQAGHKVLEIGTGTGWNAGLLAHRVGAGNVVSVEVDPAVSEAASTALRRVGYGDVNVITGDGLLGYPPDAPYDRVIATCGLRSGLFAWVQQTTPGGVIIAPWGTHYAYTEATARLVVAEDGNSASGHFTQPVNFMRVRSQRLVRAEHSGYVPARGTGDADKSTTTITEPEFLTGSLDVEAFAVGLQVPNCAHVPDRKQAGKRPVWFYSLTDKSWAVVVFRDGHETATVYQSGDRRLWDEVEAAFRWWQEQGRPGFHRFGLTVTADRQVPWLDQPSHALSG is encoded by the coding sequence ATGACCTCGGGCTGGGCGCCGGCGTTCGCGGCCGTGCCGCGTACGGCGTTCCTCCCTGATCTGATGTGGCCGCACGATGCGGCGACGGGTCGAGCGGTCACCGTGCACAAGACGGTGGACGCAGCGGCGTGGTACGAGTACGCCAACTCCAATGTTCCGATCGTCACGCAGTGGGACGACGGGAAGCACACCGGAACCGAACCGGGTAAGGCGTTCACCTCCTCGTCGTCCATGCCGAGCGTGGTCTTCTCGATGCTCGCTGACCTCGATGTGCAGGCGGGCCACAAGGTGTTGGAGATCGGCACTGGTACCGGGTGGAATGCGGGCCTGCTGGCCCACCGGGTGGGCGCGGGCAACGTCGTCTCGGTGGAAGTGGACCCCGCTGTGTCGGAAGCGGCGAGCACGGCACTGCGGCGCGTCGGCTACGGCGACGTGAACGTGATCACAGGTGACGGTCTACTCGGCTACCCGCCAGACGCTCCCTACGACCGCGTGATCGCCACATGCGGCCTGCGGTCCGGACTGTTCGCATGGGTGCAGCAGACCACCCCGGGCGGGGTGATCATCGCCCCCTGGGGCACGCACTACGCCTACACCGAGGCAACGGCACGTCTGGTCGTGGCCGAAGACGGCAACAGCGCCTCCGGGCACTTCACCCAGCCGGTCAACTTCATGCGCGTGCGCTCGCAACGCCTGGTCCGTGCTGAGCACAGCGGCTACGTCCCGGCGCGGGGCACCGGGGATGCGGACAAGTCCACGACAACGATCACCGAGCCGGAGTTCCTGACCGGCAGCCTGGATGTGGAAGCGTTCGCAGTCGGCTTGCAGGTGCCGAACTGCGCCCATGTCCCGGACCGCAAGCAGGCGGGAAAGCGACCGGTGTGGTTCTACAGCCTTACCGACAAGTCGTGGGCGGTGGTGGTCTTCCGCGACGGTCACGAGACCGCCACCGTGTACCAGTCGGGAGACCGGCGGCTGTGGGACGAGGTGGAAGCCGCCTTCCGGTGGTGGCAGGAGCAGGGACGTCCCGGCTTCCACCGCTTCGGGCTGACCGTCACGGCAGACCGCCAGGTCCCCTGGCTGGACCAGCCATCCCACGCCCTCAGCGGATGA
- a CDS encoding M20/M25/M40 family metallo-hydrolase, translating into MSESRRGSATSGGVTGEDEVVDLCSELIRIDTSNYGDHSGPGERAAAEYVAEKLAEVGLEPQIFESHRGRASTVARIEGVDRSRPALLIHGHTDVVPANADDWTVHPFSGEVADGCVWGRGAIDMKDMDAMTLAVVRDRMRSGRKPPRDIVLAFLADEEAGGTFGAKHLVAKHPDLFEGVTEAIGEVGGFSFTVNENLRLYLIETAEKGMHWMRLTVDGTAGHGSMTNRDNAITELCEAVGRLGRHEFPVRVTKSVRGFLDELSDAFGTELDPEDMDSTLAKLGGIAKMIGPTLRNSAAPTMLGAGYKVNVIPGQATAHVDGRYLPGHEEEFLADLDRILGPRVKRESLHTDKALETDFDGTLVDAMQAALRAEDPAARAVPYMLSGGTDAKSFNDLGIRCFGFAPLKLPPEMDFAGMFHGVDERVPVEGLKFGVRVLDRFIEQS; encoded by the coding sequence GTGAGCGAGTCCAGGCGTGGCAGTGCGACCAGCGGGGGAGTCACGGGCGAGGACGAGGTCGTCGACCTGTGCAGCGAGCTGATCAGGATCGACACCAGCAACTACGGGGACCACTCCGGGCCGGGCGAGCGGGCCGCGGCCGAATACGTGGCGGAGAAGCTGGCCGAGGTGGGTCTTGAGCCGCAGATCTTCGAGTCGCACCGGGGCCGGGCCTCCACCGTGGCCAGGATCGAGGGTGTCGACCGGTCGCGGCCCGCGCTGCTGATCCACGGGCACACCGACGTCGTCCCGGCCAACGCCGACGACTGGACCGTGCACCCCTTCTCCGGCGAGGTCGCCGACGGGTGCGTGTGGGGCCGGGGCGCGATCGACATGAAGGACATGGACGCGATGACCCTCGCGGTCGTCCGCGACCGGATGCGCAGCGGGCGCAAGCCGCCGCGGGACATCGTGCTGGCCTTCCTCGCCGACGAGGAGGCAGGCGGCACCTTCGGCGCCAAGCACCTGGTCGCCAAGCACCCCGACCTCTTCGAGGGCGTGACCGAGGCGATCGGCGAGGTCGGCGGCTTCTCCTTCACCGTCAACGAGAATCTGCGGCTCTACCTGATCGAGACCGCAGAGAAGGGCATGCACTGGATGCGGCTCACCGTGGACGGCACCGCCGGCCACGGCTCGATGACCAACAGGGACAACGCGATCACCGAGCTGTGCGAGGCGGTCGGCCGGCTCGGCCGGCATGAATTCCCGGTCCGGGTCACCAAGTCGGTTCGCGGCTTCCTCGACGAGCTGTCCGACGCGTTCGGCACCGAACTCGACCCTGAGGACATGGACTCGACGCTGGCCAAGCTCGGCGGCATCGCCAAGATGATCGGCCCGACCCTGCGCAATTCGGCCGCCCCGACGATGCTCGGCGCCGGCTACAAGGTCAACGTCATCCCCGGGCAGGCCACCGCCCACGTCGACGGGCGCTACCTGCCGGGCCACGAGGAGGAGTTCCTGGCCGACCTCGACCGCATCCTCGGCCCGCGCGTCAAGCGCGAGTCCCTGCACACCGACAAGGCCCTGGAGACCGATTTCGACGGCACCCTGGTCGACGCCATGCAGGCGGCGCTGCGTGCCGAGGACCCGGCGGCGCGCGCGGTGCCGTACATGCTCTCCGGCGGCACCGACGCCAAGTCCTTCAACGACCTGGGCATTCGCTGCTTCGGCTTCGCCCCGCTCAAGCTGCCGCCCGAGATGGACTTCGCCGGGATGTTCCACGGCGTGGACGAGCGCGTGCCGGT
- a CDS encoding tetratricopeptide repeat protein has translation MDQQPVQDRGEDAEDAGPADSGAGDRTAEPVAGDRTANTVAGDARITGPVVQARHVSGGIHLYEHRYEAAEPARRTGVPRQLIPAPAHFTDRVADLAALDVLLDTAHGMAPPLVVVTGAAGVGKTALIATWLHRLAAGYPDGQLYADLRGHTDDEPVPPSAVLGRFLRGLGVEQPPAEPAEQATLWRTVTADLRVVLFLDNAFSVAQIRPLLPAAPGALVAVTSRRRLPGLGLDGAGFHHLDILDPAAALELLDRRLGGERVARERAAAADLARLCAGLPLAVCVAAARMAARPRQPLAALVGAMRQEDGRLTHLGFGGERAVQAALDASYGALPPEIARGYRQLGLLPVTDFGAGAAAAACALSPERAEDLLDELVDVSLLEEIGPDRFRFHDLIQLHAAQRAAAEDTPDAQDAAVRGALDWYLWTASEAKALLSPTHRRMPRDYLHCPEGPPPFDGPISALAWLDTERLPLMAAVRTAVGRGWDDQVWQLVDSMQPLWVRLRPADLWIEAHRLGLAAATRAGRDTAVMQMLTTGGAGLCNAGQCEEAADWFTRALRQARDTGDRRAEAQALHGLGQAHQLAGRPDRATTFFRQALDLRETIGHARGAALSRLCLGDLALTAGAPHEAVDLLSRARADLLAVPDPYDAARALAFLGMAHAAGGAAHTALAARELHQALAEFAACGSVHWQARVLEFLGTVAAGRGQQQRARDWYEQSLARYTPVSPRDARRLTGRLHDPEPP, from the coding sequence GTGGACCAGCAGCCGGTCCAGGACCGCGGCGAGGACGCGGAAGACGCCGGCCCGGCAGACTCAGGCGCGGGCGACCGTACGGCCGAGCCCGTCGCGGGCGACCGAACAGCCAACACGGTGGCGGGCGACGCCCGGATCACCGGACCCGTCGTGCAGGCCCGCCACGTCAGCGGCGGCATTCATCTGTACGAGCACCGGTACGAAGCCGCGGAGCCCGCCCGGCGGACCGGCGTACCGCGGCAGCTGATCCCGGCCCCGGCCCACTTCACCGACCGCGTCGCGGACCTGGCCGCCCTCGACGTGCTGCTGGACACCGCTCACGGGATGGCCCCGCCCCTCGTCGTGGTCACCGGTGCGGCCGGCGTCGGCAAGACGGCGCTCATCGCGACGTGGCTGCACCGGCTGGCCGCCGGGTATCCCGACGGGCAGCTCTACGCCGATCTGCGAGGCCACACCGACGACGAACCCGTGCCGCCCAGCGCGGTGCTCGGACGGTTCCTGCGCGGCTTGGGTGTGGAGCAGCCGCCGGCGGAACCGGCGGAACAGGCCACCCTGTGGCGTACGGTCACGGCGGACTTACGGGTCGTCCTTTTCCTCGACAACGCTTTCAGCGTCGCCCAGATCCGTCCGCTGCTGCCGGCGGCACCCGGCGCTCTGGTGGCGGTGACCAGCAGGCGCCGGCTGCCCGGGCTCGGACTGGACGGTGCCGGCTTCCACCACCTCGACATACTCGATCCCGCCGCCGCTCTGGAACTGCTCGACCGCCGCCTCGGCGGTGAGCGGGTCGCCAGGGAGCGGGCGGCCGCAGCCGATCTCGCCCGGCTCTGCGCCGGGCTACCGCTCGCGGTGTGCGTGGCGGCCGCCCGGATGGCAGCGCGGCCGCGCCAGCCGCTGGCCGCTCTCGTCGGAGCGATGAGGCAGGAGGACGGCCGGCTCACGCATCTCGGTTTCGGGGGTGAACGTGCGGTGCAGGCCGCGCTCGACGCGTCGTACGGCGCACTGCCGCCCGAGATCGCGCGCGGCTACCGGCAGTTGGGACTGCTTCCGGTCACCGACTTCGGTGCGGGCGCCGCCGCGGCGGCCTGCGCGCTCTCCCCGGAGCGGGCGGAGGACCTGCTCGACGAACTGGTCGATGTCAGCCTGCTCGAAGAGATCGGCCCCGACCGTTTCCGTTTCCACGACCTGATCCAGTTGCACGCTGCCCAGCGTGCCGCGGCCGAGGACACCCCCGACGCCCAGGACGCCGCCGTACGCGGGGCGCTCGACTGGTATCTGTGGACCGCGTCCGAGGCCAAGGCACTGCTGTCGCCGACCCATCGCCGGATGCCCCGCGACTACCTGCATTGCCCAGAGGGCCCGCCGCCTTTCGACGGCCCGATCTCCGCGTTGGCCTGGCTGGACACCGAGCGCCTGCCGCTGATGGCGGCGGTACGGACCGCTGTGGGGCGCGGCTGGGACGACCAGGTGTGGCAGCTTGTCGACAGCATGCAGCCGTTGTGGGTCCGCTTGCGCCCCGCCGACCTGTGGATCGAGGCGCACCGGCTCGGCCTGGCCGCCGCGACCCGCGCCGGGCGCGACACCGCGGTGATGCAGATGCTGACCACCGGCGGCGCGGGTCTGTGCAACGCCGGACAGTGCGAAGAGGCCGCCGACTGGTTCACCCGCGCACTGCGGCAGGCCCGGGACACCGGCGACCGGCGGGCCGAGGCCCAGGCACTGCACGGCCTCGGTCAGGCACACCAGCTCGCCGGCCGGCCGGACCGCGCCACCACCTTCTTCCGCCAGGCTCTCGACCTGCGCGAGACCATCGGCCACGCCCGGGGCGCGGCCCTGAGCCGGCTGTGCCTCGGAGACCTCGCCCTCACCGCGGGCGCACCGCATGAGGCGGTTGACCTGCTCAGCCGGGCCCGCGCCGACTTGCTGGCCGTCCCCGACCCGTACGACGCCGCGCGGGCGCTGGCCTTCCTCGGCATGGCCCATGCCGCTGGCGGGGCCGCCCACACCGCCTTGGCCGCCCGGGAACTGCACCAGGCACTCGCGGAGTTCGCCGCCTGCGGCTCGGTTCACTGGCAGGCGCGCGTCCTGGAGTTCCTGGGGACGGTTGCCGCGGGCCGGGGCCAGCAGCAGCGGGCCAGGGACTGGTACGAACAGTCCCTGGCCCGCTACACCCCGGTCAGCCCGCGGGACGCCCGCCGCCTGACCGGCCGACTGCACGATCCGGAGCCGCCTTGA